The DNA region TACGAGTATGATCTTATGGCAGCAGGAAGCAGAATCGAGCCGATAGATATAAGATATATGTTTCGTGACGAAGCAATCGATCCGGAAGAAACTCCGGTAATAAAATTTTATGCCGATATTACAGGCGTTGATAAAACAGGCATAACATTTACTGACGGCAGCAGGATAGATTTTGAAGAATGTGCACGGAATAGCAAATATGAAAACTCAAAATGTGTAGCTGCCAGAAATATATGTTTTAATCCTCCGTATTTTGATTTTCTGACAACAGGAACTATAACACGGCTTGTGTTCTGCAGTACTGATACTGTGTTTTTTAAAAAGAAAAGGATAGATGAAAATTTTGTAAGATTTCAGTTTGAAATAAATCATATGGGATACACAACATATGATCTGACATAAACAGATTCCCGTGACTGCAGATCAGCTTTTCATAAGATCGTTCTTATACGTTTAAATGTTATGCACCTCCGGAGGCGGCTATACGTTTTTTTACTTTTTCAATATCGGCTTTTATTTTATCCACCCATTCATCATCCGGCCCGCCTATGTGAAAAACATTGAAACCGTAGGTCTTTCCGTTTTCCACTACGGAAATATCGTCGTCTACATGAAGGTCGATGCGGTATTTGCTCGGATATTTTGACGGCATTCCTTCGGAGTGTCCGGCCTGAACTTCACGTTCATGTCTGGCTCCGTTTACAATACTGTCAAGTTTTATTCCGTAGTATTTAAACAGACCGGTTATGTATTTCTCGGAACGGAATGATGTGGTATAGATCCACAGTTCGATCTTCTGGTCACGTATGTAGTTTAAAAGCTCCACAGTACCTGCACGCAGTCTGTCTTTGTAGATGAAGTTGAACGGAAACTTCGGCGCAGGTTCGGTTTTGAATTTCTGTTCTGAAACAAACAGGGTATCGTCAAGGTCAAAAGAAATTCTCATAAATGCCACCTCGAAAATAATAACGGAATACTATGCTTATGCAGCTTTAAGGAAACGCTGATCTGTCCAGCGATTTTTGACACTGCTCTGATGATTTCATTATAACCGCAAATTATAATTATGTCAAGTGAAAATTTCAAGAATGTTAATTAAATGCTGCCAGCCTTATAATTATTGCATGAAATCGCTGCTCTGGATTTGTTATCAACTTACAAACTTTCATCCGGATAAAAGTTTTTAAGAAAAACATGAAGATAACCGGCGGGTTCGTGTGTATAATATATAGCAAACGAAATCATATGAAAATCAAACTGCAGAAAGGATGAATATATAATGAAAAAAACGAAAATAATGCCGGTTATGACCGCTGCTCTGCTGGCATCTTCATGTGTGCTTCCGGCTTTGGATGATATACGTGCAGTTAATGCCCAGGTTACTGAAGATGCAGTGGAGTCACTTGCACGGGAACGTGAGGAATTTTTCGGTGAACTTAAAAGATTTGATGACAGCGGATATTTTGAGGCGGCGTTCAGTGACTATCGTGAGATCATCGGTACGGGTGGTTCCGGTTACAGCGATGAAAATTTCAGAGGAAAATGTGTTCCGTATATCGGCAAATGGAACAGCAGAAACTATCTTCTTCTGACTTTTCCGGAAGCAAAAGATGAACTGACTGTTACCTTCAAAAGCTGCAACGACGATGCAAGAACGGAGATCCTCAGGGCTGTCACTGCTATCACAGGCGGTACATTTGATACGTATTACGTGTATTCAACCGGGATCGTGCTTGCGGATGATATCACATCTGAGATGTTTGACAAGGTAAAGGAAGTACTCAAGCCGTATGTTGATGAGGGTAAGATAACGGATATCGGCTTTAACGGCGAAAAAGTAAAGTATAAGGATTACACCTTTTATTTTGACAGGCTCTGTTACAACTATAATTCTTTTAGAGAAAAGGAAGACTATGATTTTGCGTCAGTTGCGGAATTTCTTAAGGGAAAGGGCGAGAACTGCCGTATCATAGTCAGTGAAAGAGACGACGATAATAAAATGTACGTTGTTGAAACGGAAAAGGATACGCCGGAGGAAAGATGCCGCATAGGAAAGCTTATTTTTGATGAGTTCGGATATGAGTTTTCACTCGGCCTTGAAAGAAATGCTCCTCTTTACGATTACAGGACGGAAAATTTCATTCCGGAGTATTACACCACATCACCGCCTGAGATCCCGAGTCCGATAGCGCAGGACGATAATTCATGGGTTCCGAAACATCCGTCTGTACATCCGGCAGCTCCGCTGGCTTCACCGACCAGCTATGCACAGGCAGCAGAGCCGGACTATGACAGTATCGTTTACGGTGATCTGAACGGCGACGACATAGCTGACGTTACGGACCTGTCGTATCTTTCACTGTATCTTATCGGTGACAGTGACATTACAGATGTAAATATTCTTGAAGCCGCAGATGTTCAGAATGACGGCACAGTGAATTTAAGCGATCTGGCACTTTTCAGACAGTACCTTTCAAAGAAGGTAAGTTTCATCGGCAGAACAGTCGGTGTGACCGATATTACAGATAAGTGTACGACAGTGCACACGAATGGCAGCCACTATACTGGTGACGGTTTCATGGTATCTTCAATGAAGGACTATCAGGAATATATGGCTTCAGATGAGCATCAGCCTGATCAGATGAAAGAAAAGGGGCTGGAAGTCAGTGAGGAATTCTTCAAGGATCACAGACTTGCTGTCATGATCGACAAATCACTCGGATGCAACGGCGTGAAATATACTCTTACTTCCGTGAAGGAAAGTGAAAACGGGGACGTTCATCTTTATTACGACAGATTTTTCCCGTCGATGCAGACAGAGATAGCCGGTACCATACATTACATTACCGTTGTTCCGGATAATCCGCAGAACGGAAGCAGAACGTATGTGCATTACAATGATATACATGAGCATACAAATCTGACAGGAAGCTGCAGACTTATTAGTACAACTTCAGTAGAGCATACTTCAGATATTGTGACTGAACAGCTTTCAGGAATAGTATCTTCCATGGATGAGTTTAATGAGAAGATAACCTCAAAAGGTATAAAGCCGACCGGCGCCATCGAGAGATTCGGTATTTCAGAAGATTTCTTTAAAGACAATTCACTGGTTTACTTTACAGCATTTGAGGGCTGTCTCGGACCGGCATACCGTATTTCGAATCTGGACATCGATTATAAGAAGAATCTTAAACTCACAGTTGAACGTTATGAGGTAACAGGATTTGATATGGCCTCACCTTCACAGGAAGAAAACTGGTTCCTCGCAGCGGCAGTTCCGAAAACAGTACTTGATCCGGCAGCGGTTGAATCGTTCAGTGCTGAGATCAGAAACAGCGACAGAGTATATTCACTTTACAGTGATCTGAACACGACAGCACTTGTTTCGAATTCAGAAACGGAATTTGTTTTTGAAGATAACTTTAAAGATCTTATCTTTACTGACAGCTGGTTTGAAATGATCAATGAATCACTGAAAGGCAGATACAGTCATCTGAAAGATGAATTCATAACAGAAGATTTCTTTGATGACAATGCACTGCTTGTAATAAATCAGCCGGCTGAAAAAACAAACATAAAGTACAGCATTCTGAACCTTTCAGTTAATAATGACGGTACACTTGAAGTGCTTATAGGAAGATTTGTCAATGCAGAAGAAAAAGCTGAAGACAGTAACCGTGAGTGGCATCTGGCAGCTGCCATTCCGAAAGATAAACTTGTTCTTGATAAAAATGCAGGTATAAAGATCACTTATCATACGCAGCAGGCACTTCTCGGCTCATTCTCGTAAACAGCTGGTAATCCCGCCTCCGGATTTCCGGTTTGATCAGTGTTTCTTTAGCATAGATTGACTGAAAGGACCGCAAGAATTGACTTTGGATTGTTATGTTTTTATGGTAATATAGATTATGCGTGAATAACAATAATGATTGTGATATTTATCAAATCATCCTCACGGAATGAGTATAAGTTGTTGGATGTTTGGTAGAAAAACGAATTGATTATTGCATGTTTTATAGTAATTTGATATAATAATCAGTAGGGTAATTAAGTTCACATTTTTCAAATTTAATATAGTAAATAAATCAGGAGGCTTTTTTAATGAACAATTCAAAAAGAATCATAGCAGGTATTGCAAGCCTTGCAATGCTCGCAGGTGTAGTTGCTGCATTCCCTGTACAGCCTGAAAAGGTAAGCGCTGAAGATGACGTAATTTTCTCAGCAGACTTCGAAGACGGCAAGGAAGACGGATTTTCAAGAAGAGGCGAGGACGAAACAGTTGAAGTTGTAAGCGAAGGTGCTCACGGCGGAGACAACTGCCTCAGCATAAGCACAAGAAAAGAATCCTGGAACGGTCCTCAGGTTGCACTTGATGACGTTATCGAGGCTGGTACACAGTACATCGTAACTGCTTACGCAAAGACACCTTACTACAGCAAGCTTACACTCAGCATGCAGTTCGATGATGCTGAAGGCACTACACACTATGACAACGTTCTTCCTCAGGACTGCAAGGACGGAGACTGGCTCAAGTATGAAGCAAAGGTAAGCTTCCCTGCAGGTTCAACAAACAAGTTCCTCTATTTTGAAGCAGCAGATGCAAACTGCACTATCTTCGTTGATGACTTCAAGATCTCAAACGTTCCTGACGTTGCAATTGAAGATCTCACTTCACTCAGAGCTTATTACGCTGACTACTTCAAGATCGGTACAGCTCTCACACCAAGCGATCTCGCTTCAAAGCCTTTCATGAAGCTTGTTGACAAGCACTTCAGCGGAAGCATCACAGTCGGCAACGAACTCAAGCCTGACTATGTGCTTAACAACAAGGCTACTTTAGCTTATATGGAAGAGAACGGCGACGATGAAAACCCGCAGGTTTCCCTCGCATCAGCAAAGCCGGTTCTTGACTACTGCGTAAAGAACAACATTCCGTTAAGAGCGCACACACTCGTATGGCACAGCCAGACTCCTGAATGGTTCTTCAAGGAGAATTACGATGCAAAGGGCGAGTACGTTTCAAAGGAAAAGATGCTCAAGCGTATGGAGAACTACATCAAGAACGTTTTCGCCGCACTTGCAAAGGAATATCCTACACTTAACATATATGCATGTGACGTAGTAAACGAAGCATGGCTTGAAGACGGTACACCTCGTAAGCCTGGTCATCCTTCTGAAAGCAACCAGTGGGGCGCTTCTGACTGGGTAGCAGTATTCGGTGACAACTCATTCATCGACTATGCATTCGAATATGCAAGAAAGTATGCTCCTAAGGGATGCAAGCTCTACTACAACGACTACAACGAATACATGGACAAGAAGAAGCAGATCGTTGAAATGGCTACACGTCTCAAGGAAAAGGGCGTTATCGACGGTATCGGTATGCAGGCTCACCTTGACTGCAGACAGAGCATGGATGCTGCATTCCCTTCACCTCAGATGTTCGAACAGGCTGTTAAGGAATATGTTGCTACAGGTCTTGACGTTCAGATCACAGAGCTTGACGTAACAGTTCCTGAAAAGTCAGGTGACCAGTATTTCGAGCACCAGGCTAAGTACTACGATGCTATTATGAACGTAGCTGAAAAGTACAAGGACAACATTTCAGCAGTAATATTCTGGGGCGTAACAGACGACAACAGCTGGAGAGCTTCTCAGAATCCGCTTATTTTCGACTCTGAATTCAAGGCAAAACCAGCTTACTATTCAATTATCGAAGGACTTACACCGGGCGAGATCCCGACAAATGCTCCTGTTCCGACACAGACAGCTCCTTCAGAATCACCGTCACCGACTGTAAAGCCGACTGAATCAGCTTCACCAACTGTTAAGCCGACTGAAACAGCTTCACCTACAGTAAAGCCAACTGAAACAGCTTTACCAACAGTAAAACCAACTGAGTCAGCAACACCTGCAGTTACACCCACAGAAAAAACAGTGGCTTACGGGGACATTGATCTTAGCGGCACTATTGACGTTACTGATCTTACTCAGCTCTCGCTCTACCTCCTCAAAGATGTAAAATTAAGCGAAGATGAGAAGAAGTGTGCAGACGTAAACGCTGACGGAAACATTGATCTTACTGACCTTGCTACTCTCAGACAGTTTATCTCAAAGAAGATAAGCAAACTCGGTGCCTGATCTCTGCGCCGGACGCATTAAGAAAGCACCGCGCCTGTTATAAACAGAACAGTTCACGACCTGATGAACCGGTTTTACCGGATCTTCAGAATGATCAGCTATTTTTACTTAATGTTATATAAAAGCCGGCTTTTATCAGCCGGCTTTTTCAAAAATAAAATCAGCGTTTTTGTGGTGAATTTATGACAAAAAAGTGAAACATGTTGACTTAAAACTGTGAGTTAGTGTATAATGAAGTTAATGACTGAAGATCCGGAAACGGAATAATTATTTATTAGTAACGGGAGTGATTTTTTTGAAAAGAACAATTGCGGGACTTGGAGCTCTTCTCATGGCAGCTTCAATGTCAGTGACCGTACTGGCACTTGCTAAGGGCGATGCCAACGGAGACGGCGCTATTTCGTCCAAGGATATTACCAGGGTCGGTAAGATACTTATGGGCACAAAGGAACCGGAAGGCGAAGAAACAGCTGCCTGTGATGTAAACGGCGACGGAAAGATAAATCTTGTTGACTACATCCTTGAAAAGGAACTCGTAATGAAGGAACTCGGCTCAGAGGTCGTAACAGGTGTGCCTGAGTTTTCTGCTGAAAGCGGTTTCTATAACAGCAGCTTCGATCTTACATTATCAGCAGGTGTAGGTTCAAAGATCTACTACACAACTGACGGAACAGATCCGACAACTTCATCACAGCTTTACAGCTCACCTATAAAGATCACGAACAGGTCGAATGAGCCTAATCTTTATGCTTCAGGATACGCTGTATCAAACGACAAATACACACCGCCTGCAGTTACAAAGGGTACTGTTGTAAAGGCTATTGCGGTTGACAAGGACGGCAATGTAAGTGATATCGTAAGCCAGTCATACTTTACAGGTATCGACATCAACCAGCAGTACGGCGGCTTCCCGATAGTGAACATCACAATCAGCCCTGACGACTTCTTCGACTACGAGAAGGGCATCTACGTACAGGGTAAGATCTATGATGAGTTTGTAAAGTCAGGTAAGCAGAATCCGATGCAGTCATGGCTTGACGAAGCTAACTACACACAGCGCGGCAAGGAATGGGAGAGAAAGGTTTACTTCGAACTCTTCGAAAATGACGGCAAACTTGCTCACAGCCAGTACCTCGGCGCAAGAATTTCAGGTAATGCAACACGTTCATCCATCGTAAAGAGCCTTAAGTTCTACTCACGCGATGAATACGGCAAGAAGAACGTCAAGTACGATCTCATACCGGGCAACACAATGCAGCTTGACCGTACAACACCTATCGACAAGTACAACAAGTTCCGTATAAGAAACGGCGGTAACGATCTCGGACACGCACAGTTCCGTGACAACTACATCCAGAGCCTTGTTTCAGATCTTTCATTCGACACACAGGCTTCACGTCCGTGCATAATGTTCATCAACGGCGAATACTTCGGTGTTTACACACTTCAGGAAGAATACGACGATGCATATCTTGAAAACAACTACAATATCGACAAAAAGAATGTCATGATCATTGAGTGTGGCAAGGAAGTAGGCGAGGGCGAAGAATCAGATCTTGCATACTATGAAGAACTTATCAATTTTGCAAAGAACAATGATCTTTCAGTTGATTCGAACTACCAGAAGATCAATCAGATGATCGACATGCAGAACTTCATCGAATACTGGTGCACACAGATATTCATCGCAAACCAGGACTGGATGAACAACGACAACAACTACAGAACATGGCGTTCAAGAACCACATCTGACCAGCCTTACGAGGACGGCAAGTGGAGATGGATGCTCTATGATACAGAATACTCAACAAGCCTCTACAGCATGGGCGGCGGCACATACACAGAAGATTCACTTAAGGTCGCTATGTACGGCAATCAGATGGGCGGCTTCGGTAACTGGAACTTCGGCGGCGACTGGGGCGGCGGTAACTGGAACGCAGGTCAGATGGCATTTGCTCCGGGCGATGAACAGCAGCAGGATCCGGGACAGCAGAATCCGGGCCAGCAGAACCCTTTGGGTCAGCAGAATCCGGGCGGACAGCAGCAGAATCCATGGGGTCAGCAGAACCCAGGCGGACAGTGGCCTGGTCAGCAGAACCCGGGACAGCAGTGGCCGGGCCAGCAGAATCCGGGTCAGCAGACAGCTCAGGAACCAAAGGATCACACAGTTCTCTTCTACAAGCTCCTCCAGAACGCTGATTTCAAGCAGAGATTTGTAAATACATTCTGCACTATCATGAACAGCAATCTCAGTGCTGATAATATGCTTTCACAGCTTGAATACTTCACAAATATGTATCAGCCTGTAATGGCAGAAATGCAGAAGAGAGTAAGCAGCTCAAACAACTTCACAAGCGAAGTAAACAATATCAAGACATTCATTCAGAACAGACACAAGAATGTTTATAATTTCCTTAAGACCGACCTCGAACTCACAGGCGAGACAGCTTCAGTTGATCTTGCAGTAAACGATGCAAAGGGCGGCAAGCTTCTCGTTGAAGGCGTTGCAGTAAATCCAAACAGCGGCAAGTGGAGCGGTACATTCTTCACTGACTACAAGGTAACTGTAAAGGCTGTACCGGCTGAAGGATACACATTCTCAGGCTGGACAGGTGCAACCGGCAGCGGTGATTCAATAACAGTAACACCAGGTCAGGCATCAGGTATTACAGCAAACTTTACAAAGAAATAATATATTCTTAATAATCAAAAAGCGGGCACTCCGAAAATGATCCGGAGTGTCCGTTTTTATTGGTTCTGGCTGATTTTTCTTTCCGCTTCAACAGCCTGGAATATAAAGTTCATTTCTTATTTTCTGTTGCATGATCACCTGATAATATGATAGAATAATGTAAGTGATGTTCGTAAAACTTCAAAGTGAAAACGGGGGAAATTATAATGCTTGAAAACGCTCTTACAGTAAGAAATGTGCCGTCCGGCACGAAAATAAAGCTTAAGACAGCCGTGTCCGCTGGTCTAATAGCACTGGCGGTCATTCTGCCGCAGGTCGTTCATGCGCTGCTCGGTATGCCGGGAGGAGTAAAATGGCTCCCTATGTATCTGCCGGTGCTTATCAGCGGATGTGTTCTCGGAACAAAATGGGGACTTGCTGTCGGTGTGCTTTCACCGGTCATAAGTTTCATTGTGACATATGCCGCGGGTAATCCTATGCCGGCGGCTGCAAGACTGCCGTTTATGATGCTTGAACTTGCCGTATTTGCGGCAGTGTCCGGACTTTTTTCGGAGATATTACCGAAAAACGGACTGCTTGCCTTCCCGGCAGTAATACTTGCACAGATCAGCGGACGTGCAGTGTTTCTTGGAGCAGTCGCAGTGTGTCAGAGCTTTGCAGCTTTTACTCCGGCGATGATATGGGGACAGATAAAGACAGGAATTACCGGCCTTGCAGTACAGGCACTGTTTGTTCCGGTCATTGTGATCTGTTTAAAGAAACTGCTCGCAAAGGAGAATCAAAATGACTGATATCGAAACAGCGATAAGAGAACTGGAAGGACATTCAATATGTCTTTGTCGCGGCGGTGAATTCTTTACCGATGACGGCAGAGGTATCTCTCCGATGATGAGGTTTATTTCAGAAGTCAGAGACTTAAGCGGATATTCCGCGGCAGATGTGATCGTCGGCAAGGCGGCAGCGATGCTGTTTGTAAAGGCCGGTATTGTCAGTGTTCACGGTAGAGTAATGTCTGAAAGCGGGAAAGCTTTTCTTGAAACCCACGGTATCCCGTGTAGCTATGACGTTCTGACTGACAGAATAATTAACCGTAAAGGAACAGATATCTGTCCGATGGAGAAAACTGTGGCGGATATCGATGATCCGGAAACAGCATATACAGCACTTGCGAAGAAAATCGCGGAACTCCGTGCCGGATCTGTATAAACAGAAAACACGGATTCCGCGTGAAATATGATCCGTGTGTACCGGCTGATACGCACGGTATGGTGAAAAGATGAGGAAAGCAAATGAAAAAATTCAGTGAAGTGTATCTTAAGAAGCTTCATATAGGAAATATAACTGCAGACTCCAACGTACTTATGGCTCCGCTTGCCGGATATACAAGCTATCCTTTCCGAAGAATGTGCAGAAAACTCGGTGCAGGCCTTGCATTTACCGAAATGGTCAGTGCGAACGGGCTGAAATACAATGACAGGGCGACTGCCAAACTGCTCTATACGGACGAAGCCGAGACACTTAAAGCGGTTCAGCTTCTCGGTTCGGTGCCATCTGCATTTGAATATGCCTGCAAAGGAGAGTATACAGCTGATTACGATATAGTTGATATCAACATGGGCTGCCCTGTGCCTAATATCATCAAGAGTGGGGAAGGCTGTGCCCTGACCCGTGACCTTCCTCTGGCTTCAGAAATAATCGAAGCTTGCAAAAGAAGCGGCAAGGTCGTGACTGTCAAATTCAGACCCGGCATGAACCGGAAAAACATAGTTGTTTCTGAATTCGCGAAGATGTGTGAGGCTTCAGGGGCTGATATGATAACTGTCCACGGCCGCACGAGAGATATGATGTACGACGGAGAACCACTGTACGAATGCATAGAGGCAGCGAAAAATGCAGTGAATATACCGGTGATAGCAAACGGCGGTATTTATTCGGAGGAAGATGCCGTGAAAATGATGGACAGAACAGGCGCTGACGGAGTGATGATAGCACGTTACGGAATGGAAAATCCCATGATTTTTTCTGAACTTACCGGAAAAGAGACCGGAGAAACAAAATATTCACTCATGATGGAACAGATAAACATAGCACAGTCATGCTTTGATGAAACGGCGGCCATGGACTATATAAGAAAACTGGCATCGTACTTTATGAAAAAAATACCGGGTACCAAGGCTCTGAAGCAGGAAATGTACATGTGCGGAAATATGCAGGAATTAAGGAACGTTACAGAAAAGATATTCGGAGAAACGGAGAAACAGGATGCATGAAGATCTCATAACTGAAAACGGGGTGCTTGTAAGTTACACAGGCGGGGAACACAGTGTCACCGTGCCGGAAGGTATTACTGCAATAGGTGCCGGTGCTTTTAAAGGCATGGCATGGATAACAGACATTACACTTCCGGAAGGACTTACAGAGATACAGGAAAATGCCTTTAAAGGCTGCAGAAAGCTTGAACGTATAAATTTTCCGGACAGTCTTGAAACGATAGGAGATCTGGCTTTTCACAGATGTCATTCACTTGTCTCAGTGCTGCTTCCGGATTCGGTAAAAGCTCTGGGAAAAGGCACTTTTCTTTTCTGTGACAGCCTGCAGACCATAAGGGCTTACGGTGTAAAGCGTCTCGAAATGCAGACCTTTGCGAATAATACGGGACTCTGCGAAATATCACTGAACAGTGGTATCGACTGCTCGAATTTTATGAAGGACGTCTTTACCGGCTGCCTCGGAATAAAGAAAATAAATCTTTCCGGCGGATTTTCATATCAGTCGGACAACCTTATGTCGGCGCTTATCTCAGAAACGGATGTTCATCCTGTTGTGCGTGCCATTGCCGGAAGTATCTATCAGTCACTTGAATACGAAGACGGCGTGCTGAATAAACTGAACGTTAATCTCCGGTCATTTGAACTCCCTCACGGGATAAAAACGATAGGAAAAGGCTGCTTCTTTGATAAAAAGGGAATAGTGTCTTTGACATTACCTGACAGTCTTGAACGCATAAACGCCAATGCTTTCGGCAACTGCATAAATCTTGAACAGATAACACTGAAAAATGACAGCGTCGTTATAGATGACGGTGCGTTCAGAGGCTGCAGTAATCTTAAGACTATTGACATCGGAAAAGAAAAATACTCAATAGGCGGAATAAGCTGCGGTGACGATATTCCGTATATCGTAAAACGCATCGGCAATCAGGTCATGAGTGACTTTTATATAAGCGGAAAAATACTCATGTCATACACGGGCAGCGAGGAACGTGTAACGATACCTGACGGTATAGAGATAATAGGCGAGAGCTGTTTCGAAGGAAACGAAAAGCTGGGCCGCGTTATTATGAGCGATACAGTACGTGAGGTTCATGAAAATGCATTCAGAAACTGTGTATGCATGCAGTCTGCAGTGATGTCGGAAAACCTTCAGAAGATATGCCGCAGTGCTTTTGAAAACTGCAGAAAACTGATACGCTTCAACGTTCCTGAAAGTCTTCGTGAGACTGGTGATGCAGCATTCAGAGGCTGCGTAAGCCTTGAAGTTGCCGGATTTGAAACAGGAACATCACCGACAGTACGCGAACCGGAGAGAGCATACGGCAGTGATGACATAGCTCCGTACAGTTTCTGCGATGATAAAACAATCACGGAGTTTGTATGCGACAAACCAGTGGTTATCGGTAAATATGCATTTTCGGCATGTCCGGAACTTAAGTCCGTGGTAATAAATGCACCGGGGTGCATTATTGAAAAATACGCCTTTGAAAAATGTCCGTCTCTTAAAAAGGTGAGCGTGCTTGCAGGCAGAATCGAAAAAGGCGCATTTGCGTACTGCAGAGCTCTTGAAGAAGCAGAGATAAGCGGAGTATCCATGCTTGAAAGCGAAGTGTTTGCAGGCTGCACGTCATTAAGAAAGGTAAAGGTCTCAGAAGAGGTATCCGGGATAGGAAGACGCTGCTTTGATGAGTGCGTGTGCCTTGAAAGCTTTGATCTTACGAACATCCGCGTAATAGGCGAGCGCGCATTTGAACGCTGTGACAGTCTGGCTGAGATCAGGCTTACCTGTGCGGATACAGGCTATCACGCATTTGCCGATTGTTCGGCTCTAAAAACAATAATCACCGATTCCCGTACATCTTTTCAGAGCGGTGCTTTTCGCGGCTGTACATCTGCAGATACGGTAATCCTTGACGGAACAGCATATCATTTCTCGCGTTTTGCACAGAGCATGAACAGTGCCGGAAACCAGTATCCGTTAAGAGTTCAGGAGATCATAGGCAGCGTGTATTCCTGCTTTGAGGTCGATTCAAAGTACGGCATTGCAAAATACACAGGAGATGCTTTAAAGGTGCGTATCCCGGACGATATAGTTTCAGCCGGGGACGAGGCTTTCCGTGACCATCTTCGTGTAACGGATATAATCTTTCCGGCTGGCTTTAAGCACAGCGGCAAGCTGACGTTTGCGGGAACAGGCTGGCTTGAAAAAAGACGTGCCGAAGTCCGTTACAACATCGTAAACGGTCTGC from Ruminococcus sp. HUN007 includes:
- a CDS encoding helix-turn-helix transcriptional regulator, giving the protein MSDFSKRITDIMTRKNLTQKQLAELAHVTESAMSYYVKGERTPRADVLRRLAGALGVTADYLLGENKSAPLPKTELEYLQGFLALMNNEQLYKTEDLLRIVFTDQFYEYDLMAAGSRIEPIDIRYMFRDEAIDPEETPVIKFYADITGVDKTGITFTDGSRIDFEECARNSKYENSKCVAARNICFNPPYFDFLTTGTITRLVFCSTDTVFFKKKRIDENFVRFQFEINHMGYTTYDLT
- a CDS encoding dockerin type I repeat-containing protein, translated to MKKTKIMPVMTAALLASSCVLPALDDIRAVNAQVTEDAVESLAREREEFFGELKRFDDSGYFEAAFSDYREIIGTGGSGYSDENFRGKCVPYIGKWNSRNYLLLTFPEAKDELTVTFKSCNDDARTEILRAVTAITGGTFDTYYVYSTGIVLADDITSEMFDKVKEVLKPYVDEGKITDIGFNGEKVKYKDYTFYFDRLCYNYNSFREKEDYDFASVAEFLKGKGENCRIIVSERDDDNKMYVVETEKDTPEERCRIGKLIFDEFGYEFSLGLERNAPLYDYRTENFIPEYYTTSPPEIPSPIAQDDNSWVPKHPSVHPAAPLASPTSYAQAAEPDYDSIVYGDLNGDDIADVTDLSYLSLYLIGDSDITDVNILEAADVQNDGTVNLSDLALFRQYLSKKVSFIGRTVGVTDITDKCTTVHTNGSHYTGDGFMVSSMKDYQEYMASDEHQPDQMKEKGLEVSEEFFKDHRLAVMIDKSLGCNGVKYTLTSVKESENGDVHLYYDRFFPSMQTEIAGTIHYITVVPDNPQNGSRTYVHYNDIHEHTNLTGSCRLISTTSVEHTSDIVTEQLSGIVSSMDEFNEKITSKGIKPTGAIERFGISEDFFKDNSLVYFTAFEGCLGPAYRISNLDIDYKKNLKLTVERYEVTGFDMASPSQEENWFLAAAVPKTVLDPAAVESFSAEIRNSDRVYSLYSDLNTTALVSNSETEFVFEDNFKDLIFTDSWFEMINESLKGRYSHLKDEFITEDFFDDNALLVINQPAEKTNIKYSILNLSVNNDGTLEVLIGRFVNAEEKAEDSNREWHLAAAIPKDKLVLDKNAGIKITYHTQQALLGSFS
- a CDS encoding endo-1,4-beta-xylanase, with amino-acid sequence MNNSKRIIAGIASLAMLAGVVAAFPVQPEKVSAEDDVIFSADFEDGKEDGFSRRGEDETVEVVSEGAHGGDNCLSISTRKESWNGPQVALDDVIEAGTQYIVTAYAKTPYYSKLTLSMQFDDAEGTTHYDNVLPQDCKDGDWLKYEAKVSFPAGSTNKFLYFEAADANCTIFVDDFKISNVPDVAIEDLTSLRAYYADYFKIGTALTPSDLASKPFMKLVDKHFSGSITVGNELKPDYVLNNKATLAYMEENGDDENPQVSLASAKPVLDYCVKNNIPLRAHTLVWHSQTPEWFFKENYDAKGEYVSKEKMLKRMENYIKNVFAALAKEYPTLNIYACDVVNEAWLEDGTPRKPGHPSESNQWGASDWVAVFGDNSFIDYAFEYARKYAPKGCKLYYNDYNEYMDKKKQIVEMATRLKEKGVIDGIGMQAHLDCRQSMDAAFPSPQMFEQAVKEYVATGLDVQITELDVTVPEKSGDQYFEHQAKYYDAIMNVAEKYKDNISAVIFWGVTDDNSWRASQNPLIFDSEFKAKPAYYSIIEGLTPGEIPTNAPVPTQTAPSESPSPTVKPTESASPTVKPTETASPTVKPTETALPTVKPTESATPAVTPTEKTVAYGDIDLSGTIDVTDLTQLSLYLLKDVKLSEDEKKCADVNADGNIDLTDLATLRQFISKKISKLGA
- a CDS encoding CotH kinase family protein, whose protein sequence is MKRTIAGLGALLMAASMSVTVLALAKGDANGDGAISSKDITRVGKILMGTKEPEGEETAACDVNGDGKINLVDYILEKELVMKELGSEVVTGVPEFSAESGFYNSSFDLTLSAGVGSKIYYTTDGTDPTTSSQLYSSPIKITNRSNEPNLYASGYAVSNDKYTPPAVTKGTVVKAIAVDKDGNVSDIVSQSYFTGIDINQQYGGFPIVNITISPDDFFDYEKGIYVQGKIYDEFVKSGKQNPMQSWLDEANYTQRGKEWERKVYFELFENDGKLAHSQYLGARISGNATRSSIVKSLKFYSRDEYGKKNVKYDLIPGNTMQLDRTTPIDKYNKFRIRNGGNDLGHAQFRDNYIQSLVSDLSFDTQASRPCIMFINGEYFGVYTLQEEYDDAYLENNYNIDKKNVMIIECGKEVGEGEESDLAYYEELINFAKNNDLSVDSNYQKINQMIDMQNFIEYWCTQIFIANQDWMNNDNNYRTWRSRTTSDQPYEDGKWRWMLYDTEYSTSLYSMGGGTYTEDSLKVAMYGNQMGGFGNWNFGGDWGGGNWNAGQMAFAPGDEQQQDPGQQNPGQQNPLGQQNPGGQQQNPWGQQNPGGQWPGQQNPGQQWPGQQNPGQQTAQEPKDHTVLFYKLLQNADFKQRFVNTFCTIMNSNLSADNMLSQLEYFTNMYQPVMAEMQKRVSSSNNFTSEVNNIKTFIQNRHKNVYNFLKTDLELTGETASVDLAVNDAKGGKLLVEGVAVNPNSGKWSGTFFTDYKVTVKAVPAEGYTFSGWTGATGSGDSITVTPGQASGITANFTKK